From the genome of Methanothrix soehngenii GP6:
GGCCAGGCAATCGCCCTTATCGATATCCAGATCTATTCCCCTGAGGATCTCCGTCCTCGCCATCGTGACCCTAAGGCCTCTGATGCTCAGCATCCGCCAGCCTCCAAAGAGCCAACCTCCCCATTCTCATTCTCTTCTCTTTCATTCCCATATTCGCGCTCGTTCACATCATCATTCCAGTTTTCATGCACATGCTCGTGTCCGTGCTCGTGCTCATGTCTGCACAGCCTGGGGTCCATGGCTGCCTCCAGGCTCACTCCCAAAAAGCTCAGGCTCACCAGGGTGAGCGACAGAAAGATGCCAGTGGGAAGCAGCCACCACTTCCATACATCAAGATAGGTGAAGGCCAATGCCTGGTGCATCATCTTCCCCCAGCTGATGATCAGCGGATCTGAGACTCCAAGAAATGCCAGCCCCGCCTCCATGAATACCGCCCTCCTGGCATCCTGGATCATCATGGAGGCGATGATGGGAGAGATATCGGGCACTATATGGTTCTTGAGTATATGCCTCTGGTCCGCTCCAAAGGTCCTTGCGGCATAGATATGCATCCGCTCCTTCAGGGTGAGGACCTGGGAGCGCACGATTCTCGCTCCTCCTGGCCAGGAGAAGGCAGATATCAGCAAGATCAATAGTGGCAGGTTTGGCCTGAAGTAGGCCGCAATCAGAATCATCACAATGATTGTGGGAAGGGAGATCATCACATCCACTATTCTCATCCAGAAGCGCTCATAGAGCCCGCCCACCAGCGCGGAGGAGGCTCCGATCAAGACGCTAAGGGAAGAGGCAAGCAGGGCCACAGATGCTGCCACCAAGAGGGAGGTTCTCGCCCCGAAGAGCAATCTGGTCCAGATGTCCTGGCCCATGGAGTCTGTGCCCAGAAGATGATCATTCGAGGGGGAACTGAATATCCTGCCGGTGTACTCGGTGGGTGAATAGGGGGAGAGAAGGGGCGCGAATATGGCCATAAGCAAGATCGCTGCCAGCACCAGGATGCCCAGGAGCGCCATCCTATCGTGCCTGATTTCATGGCCGAGGTCAATGTGCATATCTGGTCCTCGGGTCAAGCCTCTTGTAGATTTGGTCGACAAACAGATTGGCGAAAAGAACGGTGACCGTCACCAAGAGGAGTATTCCCTGGATCAGGGGATAGTCTCGCGCATCCAAAGCGGTTCGGAGCATCAGTCCGAGGCCGGGATAAGAGAAGATTATCTCGATGAACAGCGCGCCTGTGATCAGCTGAGGAATGCGCAGGCCGGTAGCGGTGGTCACGGGCAAGAGGGCGTTTCTTCCTGCATGTGAATAGCGCAGGCAGAATTCAGAGCAGCCCTTGGCCCGGGCGGTGAGCATGAATCCCTCCTTTAATATGGTGACAACGGTGTTTCTGGTGAGAAGATAGATGCCGCCCAGATCCACTAAAACCAGAGCGGCCAGGGGCAGGGCGAGATGCCTTGCGATATCTGCGACCAAAGGGAAGCCTTCCAGGCCGGAGTAGGGGGTGAGAGCGCCGGACAGGGGAAAAAGGTTCAGGCTAACCCCGAATATGAGCAGGAGGACAATTCCTAAAAAGAAGTCGGGAAGGCCGCCCAGGAGCATGAGCCCGGCTAACAGTCCCCTGTCTATTCTCTCACCCCGGCGGTATCCGGACTCGATTCCCAGCATCACGCCCACCACGGTGGCTATCAGCAAGGACAGGCCTACGAGGAGCAGAGTCCAGGGAAGAGCACCCATGATGACTGAGGAGACCTCATCCTTATAGTAGTAAGAGAAGCCGAGGTTGCCCTGCAGGAGAGCGAGGACATAGGCGACCATCTGCTCCGACCAGGATTTGTCCAGGGCGAAGAGCTCGGTTAGGTGGACCTCCATCTGAGGAGTCATGGCTACCAGGGCTTCGTCTCCATATATGGCCTGCAAAGGGTTGCCGGGCATCATACGGGGCAGGATGAAGTTGAGGGCGAATATGGCCAGCAGAGCTATAATGTAGCTTAGAGCCCCTCCCCTCTTTCTTCCCTCATTTGACATCTTCGTGCCTCACTGGAAATCCGCCATCATTTCGCCATCGAACATCGACCGGCTAGTGCCATTCCATTCAACTCTTGCCCTTATCGTTCTGCCAGCCTATCCTGACATCAGGGAACGAATCCATCTCTGCGGAATAAGGCTTGATGTCCAGAAGGACTGAGCCATCAAGGGCATCCATTCCCTTTACCGTGAGCCGGTTTCCCTCGACCTTCAGCAGCTGGACGATATCAATAGCAATTGGGTTTGGCCTGTTGGGAGAACGGGTGGCAAATACCCCATGCTCTCCCTTGCTGGTGGGCGGGGTGGCAAGCAGCCTCTTTCTGTCCCCCAGATGCAGCCAGAACAGGATGAACAGGTGGGTGCATTGCTCTATATCCTTCAAGCCCTCCTCATATTCGGGAAAGACCTCGATCTGGCATATCTCCTCTGAGAGCCTGCCCTGACGGGGGATATCCCCTCGTCTCTTATACGGGGTGTGAATCACTCCCATCGGAAAGAGCAGCATGGGACTTATTTCTTCAGCCATTTAAATCATCATCAACGCTTTTCGTGCTAATATCCATGCTTTATTTGGATTGATTGTTATCTGCAACATGAATTGGTTTATCATTTAAGACTATTGCGATTGATGGGCGTATTGCAGCCCCGGAGAAAAAGAGTCTGCTGCGACCGATCTGCCGCAGCCTTCCAATCCGGACGGAGATCACGGGTATTCGAGATATCATCTCCGAACTGAGCTGATCTGGCAGCTAGACGAATGCCATCTTATTCAGAGCGATGGGAACACCGCTTCCAACACCTCCATAGGTGAAGTAGAAGGAGACCAGATCATTCGATGCCCAATAGCTATCGGTGTAGTACAGGGGCAGGGCGGGAATATCCTCGGCTATCAGTTCCTGGGCAGAATCGACCAGATCCTTTCTCTTGGCGGGATCCATCTCAGCCAGCTGACCTTTCAGAGCTTCATTGAGATCCGAATTCTTGTCGTAACGGGCGCTGTTGAAGCTGACCATATCCGAGACTACCTTATTCAAGATCGCCGGATCGCCACCAAGGCCACCATGGCCGCTGAGAGCGAGATCGTATTTCCACTCTCCGACCAGGCTGTCCAGGGTTTTGGAGTCAACGCTACGCAGATTGATCTTGATGCCGGCATCCTCGAGATGCTTTTTGATCAGCTCAGCCTGGCGCTCGGTATCCGCTGTAGCCAGGAGCTCTATTCCATCAGGATAGCCATCGATAGAATAATACTCTCCTTCTCCGTCCATTGCGTAACCCAGCTCCTCCAGCAGCTTTCCTGTCCTGGCGGGATCATGAGCATACTCTTCTTGGCTCGGGTTATGCCAATCGTTGTCGGAGGCATAAAGTCCCGCGCTTCCCTCCAGGCCATAGCCTCTCAGGCCTGTCTTCACCAGGTCATCCCGGTCTATTGCATAGTAAAGGGCCTGCCTGAATTTGATATCGGAGAATGGCTCTTTATTGTGGTTGACCATGATCTTGGCCACCCAGTCATGATTGCCTTTTATTACGGCAAAGCCATCATCCTTGAGGCTGTCTACCGTCTCTCCGGGAACTGCAGCCGCATCGACATCTCCCTTTTCCAGGCTTGCTGATGCCATCTCCTGGCTCACTTTGATGAACTTTATCTGCTTGGTTCTGGGAGCACCCTGGTAGTAGTCCTCATTTGCCTCATAGAGATAGCTGCCCTGAGCCTTATCATAGCTCTTCAGCATGAATGGACCGGTTCCAGTCAGGGCTTCCGAATCCATGAAGCTGGCCGGATCGCTTACCCCATCATAGATATGCTCGGGAAGGATGGGCAGAGTCCCTGCCACCTGATCCAGGAAGGGGGCATACTCCTCGGTCAGAGTGATCTTGACCGTCCGGTCGTCTAAGACCTCTGCTGACTCTATGGTGCTCGAATCGACCCACTGATAGGGATGATCTTGGATATAATCGATTGTAAAGGCCACATCCTGGGCGCTGAATGGCTCTTTGTCGTTCCAGGTCACTTTATCGCGAAGATGAAATACATAGGCCTTCTCATCTGCCAGGTACTCCCAGCTCTCTGCCAGAGCGGGGACAAATCCGTTCTCGTCTTTCCAGATGAGAGTATCGAATATCAGGCTCATGCGGATGTAGCCCGGACCGCGGGAGTAATGGCCGTAGGGCGATGGGTAGCCCCAGTCTCCAGTGGAGTCGGCTATGGTGAGGGTCTCGACCGTCTCATCATCCGACCCCTGAGCGGTGACAAGCATTAGCAGCGTCAGGGCCATAGCAGCCAATACAAGGCCGGAATGCTCCCTGCTGCAAAGAGGCCCGATTGCCATATTCATAATTCTTGTGAATTTCATTCAGTATTCTCCTATGATAAAATAGTATACTCGCATATTTTAAGAGCTTTTCTAATATGAGATACATTTATGGATAATTTGTATGCTTAAAATTTAAAAAGGTATAATCCTATTCCCAGCTTTATGGATTGTGGACCTTATCTCCTCCATGTTTTCCTCAATCTATGCTGAAAGGTGCAGGATTTCTCCCTGGATATTGTCGGTCTTATTAGAGAATCTGGATGCCTGAGAGAAGATGGCTGCAGATGACATGGAGGAAAACAGGGAGAAAGCTTTATATTCGATCATTGTCTTGGAATATTTCGTTAAATACCGAAAAGATATGAATAGCAGAAAGTGAATCTCCAAATTAGGGAGGAAAACCTTGCATAGACTAGGTTTTGATGTATCGTCTGAGGATAGAATGGAAATCAGCACAGCGGTTAGAATAGGATCCTGGGATCTTCCTCCAGGTCCAAAACCGGGTCCACAACTGCCCAGGAAGAAAAAGCCGCAAATTCCGTGAAAAAAGGTCAAAAACCTCTTTTTTAATAGGTGTGAATCCTGCAAAGCCAATGGATCTGGTGCAATATCTGCCCAGATCCGCCAAAATGGTCCGCAGAGCAGCCGAAATTCCGTTTTAGGATCAGTCATTAATGCGCGAGCATCCATGCCAATTCGCATTATATGGGCAGGCTATTTTGCATTTGATCTGGCTTATTATGCTGGTTTTTGAAGATGGCAGGAAGGGAATGAATAGATGCGTTTTCTGTGCTCATGAGGAAGGCTCGTTCTTGCTCAAAATAAGCATTCGCTCTAATTTGAGACGAATTTCGGCCTACAGCTAGGGAATTATTTAAGTATTAGTTCACAGGTAAATTGGTCACAAATGATGGTCGTAACGCACCGATATAGTGATAAATATAACGAGGAGGATATGAGATGGCATTCTACACGTTGGGCCTCACCTTTGAACTTGTGATACTCCTGACAGTTATTGTACTTGCTGTTTGGATATATGGTATATATTTTAACTTTAAGAAATGGGGCCTCGGATCCACCGGCTACCACGACCCGTTGCGCAGAAGCTTCTGGTTATTCCTTGCCACCTGGATTCATGAGGCATTTAAGGACGGCATTTGGGTATTTTTGAGGACAGTGGTGCTTGATGTTCTTCTTCTCAGGAGGACTCTTGCCAGGAGCCCGGTACGATGGGTAATGCATATGTCCATGTTTTATGGATTCCTGGCACTGGCGGCACTCTCCGGCCTTGGACTCATGCTCGATATCGTGGAGCACTTCAATTTAGCCGGATTTGCTCATGAGGCTGAGATGGTCAAAGGCATGATGGCGCTGCCCTTCGATGTATTTGGATATCTTCTGCTATTCGGCTCCACCATTGCCATATCCAGAAGGATCCTGATCAAGTTCGTGCGAGACAACACCAGCGCATACGATGCCCTCTTGATCGGAGCAGTCTTCTTGATCACCGTAACTGGATTTTACGCTGAATGGATGCGCGGCAACTCTTTCCTGGTAGGGAACATGTTTGAGTATCCCATCTACGCGCCCCACTTCGCTCTGATTCATACCTTGCTCGCCCTTGGTCTGTTCGCCTTAATTCTGCCCTGGAGCAAGTACATCCACGTGATTGCCACGCCGATGACCCTGATAGCCAATCGAGGAGGAGAGTAAAATGGCTGATAACAAAGAATCAAAGCCCTTGATGACGGGCTATATGATTTCCACCCAGCTCCTGGAGGTAGATGGCTGCAACAGATGCCAGGAGTGTATGAAGTGGTGCCCGACATTCGCCGTCAGACCGGATCGTCCCGGAATCACTCCCATGTACAAGAACGCCCGCTGGAGAGAGCTGATGGCCAAAAACCACAGCCTGCGGGCTAAGATCTTCGGCGGCAAGCCCCTGGAAGAGGACGAGATGAAGCTCTTCACCGAGGATGTGTACTACTGCACCACCTGCGGTGTATGCGGAACGGTCTGCGAGGCGGGAATAAAGACCGTCGATCTCTGGGAGGCCATGCGCCCCAACCTCGTAGCTCGCGGGGACGGGCCCTATGGCAAGCAAGCCTTCTTCCCCAAGCTGGTCAAAGCAGACCGAAATCCGTATCAAGGCAAGCAAGAAGACCGCTTGTGCTGGGTTCCCAAGGATGCAAAGGTCGATGAATCCGGCGAGATCGTATATTTCGCAGGCTGCACTGCGGCATACAGACAGCAAGCCCTGGGTGTGGCCACAGTCAGGA
Proteins encoded in this window:
- a CDS encoding ABC transporter permease, giving the protein MHIDLGHEIRHDRMALLGILVLAAILLMAIFAPLLSPYSPTEYTGRIFSSPSNDHLLGTDSMGQDIWTRLLFGARTSLLVAASVALLASSLSVLIGASSALVGGLYERFWMRIVDVMISLPTIIVMILIAAYFRPNLPLLILLISAFSWPGGARIVRSQVLTLKERMHIYAARTFGADQRHILKNHIVPDISPIIASMMIQDARRAVFMEAGLAFLGVSDPLIISWGKMMHQALAFTYLDVWKWWLLPTGIFLSLTLVSLSFLGVSLEAAMDPRLCRHEHEHGHEHVHENWNDDVNEREYGNEREENENGEVGSLEAGGC
- a CDS encoding ABC transporter permease, whose product is MSNEGRKRGGALSYIIALLAIFALNFILPRMMPGNPLQAIYGDEALVAMTPQMEVHLTELFALDKSWSEQMVAYVLALLQGNLGFSYYYKDEVSSVIMGALPWTLLLVGLSLLIATVVGVMLGIESGYRRGERIDRGLLAGLMLLGGLPDFFLGIVLLLIFGVSLNLFPLSGALTPYSGLEGFPLVADIARHLALPLAALVLVDLGGIYLLTRNTVVTILKEGFMLTARAKGCSEFCLRYSHAGRNALLPVTTATGLRIPQLITGALFIEIIFSYPGLGLMLRTALDARDYPLIQGILLLVTVTVLFANLFVDQIYKRLDPRTRYAH
- the tsaA gene encoding tRNA (N6-threonylcarbamoyladenosine(37)-N6)-methyltransferase TrmO, with protein sequence MAEEISPMLLFPMGVIHTPYKRRGDIPRQGRLSEEICQIEVFPEYEEGLKDIEQCTHLFILFWLHLGDRKRLLATPPTSKGEHGVFATRSPNRPNPIAIDIVQLLKVEGNRLTVKGMDALDGSVLLDIKPYSAEMDSFPDVRIGWQNDKGKS
- a CDS encoding ABC transporter substrate-binding protein; its protein translation is MAIGPLCSREHSGLVLAAMALTLLMLVTAQGSDDETVETLTIADSTGDWGYPSPYGHYSRGPGYIRMSLIFDTLIWKDENGFVPALAESWEYLADEKAYVFHLRDKVTWNDKEPFSAQDVAFTIDYIQDHPYQWVDSSTIESAEVLDDRTVKITLTEEYAPFLDQVAGTLPILPEHIYDGVSDPASFMDSEALTGTGPFMLKSYDKAQGSYLYEANEDYYQGAPRTKQIKFIKVSQEMASASLEKGDVDAAAVPGETVDSLKDDGFAVIKGNHDWVAKIMVNHNKEPFSDIKFRQALYYAIDRDDLVKTGLRGYGLEGSAGLYASDNDWHNPSQEEYAHDPARTGKLLEELGYAMDGEGEYYSIDGYPDGIELLATADTERQAELIKKHLEDAGIKINLRSVDSKTLDSLVGEWKYDLALSGHGGLGGDPAILNKVVSDMVSFNSARYDKNSDLNEALKGQLAEMDPAKRKDLVDSAQELIAEDIPALPLYYTDSYWASNDLVSFYFTYGGVGSGVPIALNKMAFV
- a CDS encoding heterodisulfide reductase encodes the protein MAFYTLGLTFELVILLTVIVLAVWIYGIYFNFKKWGLGSTGYHDPLRRSFWLFLATWIHEAFKDGIWVFLRTVVLDVLLLRRTLARSPVRWVMHMSMFYGFLALAALSGLGLMLDIVEHFNLAGFAHEAEMVKGMMALPFDVFGYLLLFGSTIAISRRILIKFVRDNTSAYDALLIGAVFLITVTGFYAEWMRGNSFLVGNMFEYPIYAPHFALIHTLLALGLFALILPWSKYIHVIATPMTLIANRGGE